The DNA window cgaaggagataaaaaagtttatcgacggtctgactcatttcgagtgactttcgctgggtctgcgctgcccaactatgtcattatcgataagattcgtctccctgttcgcctttttatccctcgtgtaatgaattgccttaattgcaaacagcttggccacacagccacttactgttccaataaggcacggtgtggcaaatgtgggggatctcatcaagaggatacatgcaatgaaaattcagaaaaatgtttaatgtgcggagaaaactcacatgagctccctgcatgccccatttataaattgcgtgaggataaaattaaacgatccttgaaggagaggtctaagcgctcctatgcagaaatgttgaaaaatgctacccctaaacccatcttcttagaaaacacttacacatctctattttcggaacagtctgactctgacggagcgtgcgaaggtacatcatttgttttacccggaaattccagaaaaagaaaacagtcttcttttcccaagctgccaagcaagggccttaaaatttctccaccaatagataaactgcgcccaaaaccgaaaaattccgattcaaaaccgaaatcaattccgcccggttttgggaacgtacaatccaaacagaacaccattactggaaataataaaatttcgacttcctctgagcctcagccgggggtaggattattgaaattttctgaaattgttgattggatttttaaagcattcaatatttctgaaccactaaagagtatactttcagctttcctcccaacaattagaacatttttagagcagctgattgctcaatggcccatccttgcagcgattgtatcattcaatgggtaattcacatcctccaatgaaagattccatcactgttttacagtggaattgccgaagtatcatacctaaaattgattccttaaaaattttactgcataatttaaaatgcgatgcttttgctctatgtgaaacatggcttacctcaaacattaatttcaacttaaatgatttcaacattattcgcctagaccgagacaccccgtatggaggagtgcttctaggaattaaaaagtgctattctttctatagaattaacatccccttgtttgcgggcattgaggctgtagctgtccaaacgaacattaaaggcaaagacatgtctatcgcttctatatatatacctcccaaagttcaaattggacaacgtcaaatttttgaggtagtggaatccatggctgctccgcgtctgatactgggagacttcaactcgcacggagtattgtggggttccctctacaatgataatcgatcctctttgatatacaatgtttgtgacgaatttaatatgacagttttaaatactggcgaaacaacacgcatccccagacctcctgcacgttcaagtgcattagatctatctctgtgctcgacatcacttcggttagattgcacgtggaaggttgtacctgatcctcacggtagcgatcatttgccaatcgttgtttcaattaacagtgaattaggccttacgaattcaatcaatgttccttatgacttaacacgaaatattgattggaaaacatacgaaacattaatttccacttctcttgcttcgacagaagagctaccccctaccgaagaatatgaattcttagcgggtttaattattgaagcagcagaacaagcccaaacgaaatgcaatcctggaatgacaataaatagacggccccctaatccttggtgggacaaagagtgctctgatgcatatgaagctaaacaagttgcctacaaagaaattatgaaacagaaagggggtatacgtgagaactttgaaaattatttcattttgcaaaacaaatttgacagtatacgtcgtgccaaaaaatctagttattggagacacttcgttaatggcttgtcaagagaaacatcaatgagtactctttggaacacagccagaagaatgaggaatcgaaacgtgactaatgaaagcgaagatttttcgaatcgttggatatttaattttgccaagaaaatttgtcccgattctgctcctgcgcagaaaatcactcgcgatgctcccacaagtaacgatttcatagattcgcctttgacaatgatggaattctcaattgcactcctctcatgcaacaataatgctccgggactagacagaattaaattcaacttggtgaagaatctgcctgacctagcaaaaagacgcttgttgaatttattcaataagcttcttgagcagaacattgtcccgcacgactggagacaagtgagagttatcgctattccaaaaccgggaaagccagcctccgatcataactcgtatcgaccgattgcaatgctgtcctgcatcaggaaattgttggaaaaaattatcctacgacgtctcgacaattgggttgaggcgaacggcttgctatcagatacccagtttggttttcggaggggaaagggaacgaatgattgtctggcgcttctttcgtcagaaatccaactcgcttacgcaaaaaaagaacaaatggcgtctgtgttcttagacataaaaggagcattcgactcagtctccattgatgttctctcggagaagctacatcaatgtggtctttcaccgatattaaataattatttatacaatttattgtcagaaaagcacatgcatttttcatatggcgatttggcgacactcagaataagttacatgggcctcccacaaggctcttgtctaagcccccttctctataatttttacgtgaatgacattgataattgtattgtcagcccatgcactttaagacaacttgcagatgatggggtggtttctgccacaggaccaaaagctataaatttacaacaaccattgcaagatagcttggataatttatcaatttgggctttaaagctgggcatcgatttctctacggagaaaacagagttggtcgttttctcaaggaagcgtgatccagctcagcttcagcttcaattggttggtagaacgatagcccaagtcctgacttttaaataccttggaatttggttcgattctaaaggcacatggggaggccacattaggtatctaataacgaaatgccaacaaaggataaattttctgcgaacaataactggatcatggtggggttctcatccaagtgacatgataagattgtatcaaacaacaatactttcagtaatggaatatgggtgcatctgtttccgttcagctgcgaacactcacattattaaactggaacggatacagtatcgctgtttacgaattgccttaggttgcatgcagtcgacccatacgatgagtcttgaagtactagcgggagttcttcctttaaaagaccgattctgggatctttcttctcgtttacttattcgatgtgaggttatgaacccactggtaattgaaaattttgaaagacttgtcgagcttcaaccccaaaccagattcatgacagtgtatttcaatcacatgtcacaagaaataacgcctgctaggtatgttcccacatacgtcaatatactagatattcctgaatccactttattcttcgacacgtccatgcaagcagagattcgtggaattccggatcatctacgctcgcgggagatccctaaaatattcacaagtaaatatcaacacatagactgccttaaaatgttttacactgatgggtcacgaatcagtgaggccactggtttcggtattttcaacaataatttttcaatttctctcaaacttgcagaacccgcctctgtttatatagcggaactagcagcagttcactatagttttcaaataattaatactttacccccgaaccattactttatcctcactgatagtctcagcacaattgcagctctacgctcaaagaggattgataatcacgatccattctttttggggaagatacgagaatctctgagtaacctgacaagaaaatgttataaatttaccctagtgtggctccccgcccattgctctattgcgggcaatgagaaagctgataatttagccaagattggtgcactagatggtgaaatatatgaaagacccatcgcttacaatgaattttatagcgcttctcgacagaggacacttgctagttggcaaacatcttgggacaatggagatatgggacgatggctacactcaattatccctaaagtatccacgaaggcatggttcaaaggattggatgtaagtcgggacttcatccgtgtgatgtctaggctcatgtccaatcattatactttagatgcgcatctccgtcgtattgggctcgctgagggtaatcattgtgcttgtggagaaggttaccatgacattgagcatgttgtttggtcctgcactgaatatcgtgaagccagatcacaattagtagattctttacaagtccgaggaagaccaatccatgttcctgttagagatatcctggcgtatcgcgatcctctatacatggaacttatctatcattttctaaaaacagcgtctgtcaaaatttaattaaattcatcttctcatactctcatccaaggctaatcattcaccaattaaagtgtcctagaatatttagtttttaaatttagacaataacagaaaaaaagtaaataaatacacccgaaaatactagatcattatgaaatacaacaatgtaaggaaaaaagcaaacaataaagtgatttcagtgttagttttagacaaagtactagtatagttaaaattagtcttaaggatttttgtaacgtgctatgtaaaaaaagaaactggcgtaaaaagcttttgcaaatgccgtgtcaaataaacgtatggaaaaaaaaaaagcaaCAACAGCACCTTTGTCGTGCAGTGAACTCTTCGGGAATCGAGATTTTAAGGTGGCGTACGActcagtgaaacgaaacgaacttTGGCCAATAATTCTTGAACTTGGCTTTTGGACAAAACTGATTCGTACGACGCTGGATGGACCCAAATCAAGCGTCACAAGATTCGGCGACATCCGACTCGTttagatggattgaagcagggcAATACCCTCTTTAatatattgttcaatatagcgctCGAATACAGATATCACATTTACTTGGGTTCTTGTTGGCCCGCCAGATCCTTTTAACAGTGCTCCCCGCaaggaatcccggaagacacggAAGTGTTCTTCCCAAGGGTACAGTAAAATGTGTACTTGAAATGTTCAATGGGAGTAATAAGAAATTAGCACGCACTGCAAGAGGTTCGCATTTAACGGTCCGCTTGAAAGCAACAATTTGCTTGAAAACAAAACCCTGGAAGGACGGGTGACAGAAAATAAAAATAGGTAACCCGAGAAAGAAGTCGAAGAGGGACGGTTGAATATCGGTGGAAGGAAGAAATGGAAGCAGCAGCGTGCGGGCGACAAAGTTCGTTTTGCTCTGCTGCCGGCCTTGCCCGTGGCGCGGACGAAACGGTGGTACTCGTCATTCTGGTAGCCGCCAGGTTACGTTGTACGGTGGCAAGGCAGTGGGGAACGGTTTGCTGATTACGTGACTGAAATTCGGCGTTGTCGGCGACGAGGAGAAAAAACACCCTCCGCCTAAGACAGTGAGGAGGTCGTGTTCATAGTACGTGACGGGGACAAGGAGCTACGTTCTGGAGGAGAGACGGAACCGTGCGAAGAGCGAAATCTGAGGAAGGTTGTGTAATTCAAGCAAGTGGCGTAACCGGGAAAAGCCACCAACTGAGTGTTTCGGGGTCATGTTCGCAGAAGAGGAAACGGATTCACCTGGtcgaaaggaaagtggaccagTACTGCTGACCCAGCTGACGGGGCACGCTAGCGTCGGGACCGGGAGTCAACGGAAAAAGGTGGAGCCATTGTCCTACCTACTTCCCTCTCGTTGACTGTTAGCTGTAGAGAAGAGCATCGCTCGTTCGATTTGACCTCCGCagcgagaggggggggggggggtgcgtcGGATCCTTAACGGTTAACCGGGGAAGCGAAAACACCTTTGCACTTAGTTTCTCTTGGCGGTGATCCGGCCCCACAAGTCTCACGAGATCCCACACCACGAGCGGTATTTTACTGATATCCTCGTGATATCCTTCCATAACATACGCGAACTTCACTAAATTCTTGCTGTTGCGACCATCTGTCCTGAAACTGCGCATCGATGACGTATTTTCTTCACGGTACTCTGTCACTATCTGTCGGATCAAACTAAAAACGACGCAAAATCGTTATTTATATGTTATTTATATGTAcataaatatgaaacaaaatttactacacctatctagaCCAATAAAATCGTTCACAAGAGCTAAaccaaaatttacaacaaaaatgaacGATTATAATGAACAGCGTAGAGCATTATGTTACATAAACATACAcgctacggagagagtacgcaaaTATATTTCCtgccagtgctaaattgttacccagCACATGGGAGATTTGTTGACAGACCCCGCACTTGGTGGCTATGTGCAATTGGGGATGATGTGTTACGGTACATCCGAATACCCTATCCCAGCGGGTATTCTGGAAGGGTTCTGCTCAAATTTTGTCTTAATTGAAACAATTGGGGTCCAGCGAATGATACATTTTGGGACACATTTACGGGAATGGTAGATGGAGTAAGAGCGAAAATTCTGCTGCATCCTACGATTAGAAACAAATCAGGAAGCAACACAAAATAACTGACGAACGTTAAGTTTTACACATTCCTAAAAGAGCCACCTCCACCAAGTGTTTCAATCGCAACGTTTTAAAATGTCGTTAAACAAGGGCGCACATTACCCCCGTTTCTCTTGCTATTGTAGGAAAATCAAATACTTAGTTTTAATATGCGGTTACAAACGTATATTCACTTTTATGATTTCATACAACCACGTATTTTAGAGATCTCCAACACAGTCACGTTAGCTTTCCTCTACGTAGGTAAGTATTTTCGGGCCTATGGTCTATTTATTAGTACGGAACGGATACTTTTTTATCTGGTTTAAACGAGGGATCACAAACACACCATTATTGTTTTCCCATAAACCCTTGAAAATGGTAGGAGGCCCTCAGTTTGTTTTGCGAATCAGTACAATCTCGGTGCTGCCCTACAAAATAGTCTAGATTCCGATAGGGAGATTAATGGTGTAAATATAGTCGCTCAATTAATTGCACTATGTTAAGTTCTATGCCTGATCAGACAACGGGACAGTTTAGATCCGGACATTTTAGACTATATAATTTCTACTAATTTCTCTAGTACGCCTCATAATGTCTTACAGTTGTTGCACAGTGCCAAAAATATACCTCTCGGTCGGAAACAATATACTGTCTGTTTATGTTAGTGTGGAGGCTTGCAGTCCTCCATGAAACGATACCTTGTATTGCCGGCAAtcgaaaagaatttttttttcgcttcttACATATCCGTTGGCAAAATGTCCGGAATAATGTACTTGCACAGATCATCTTCGCCAGTAACGAAGAAAACCTTGCTGGAGGTGTTCTCGTCCAGCCAAGCCCGAATCACTGGCCAAATAGTAGAGAACACCATCGGAGCGTTCAGAATGAGACATGCTCCCAACCGCTCCGGAAAGTGCTTGCTCAAAAGCCATATCAAGTTCTTGATCAGTTGATAATCCATGCAGGCGGTGCTGAAATTGGCTAGATCGAACACGATGCACAGATTATCGGTGACCTCTTCGAAACAACGCTTGCAAGCCTCGTCCAGACAGTGCACGATGAATTTGGTCAGCTCATCTATGTCCCGCTCGGACGAATGGTTCTTCGCAGGAATATAAATAACGGGCCGTCCGATACAGTCCCGATGCTTCAGAACCCGTGCCTTATTGGCGTTGGCCTGAATTGCCGGGCTGTCGGCCAATCGGTCTACACCGTACTCTTCGCGCCACTTGTTCGTTTTGAGGATTGCCTGCGGGATTTATAGATGCTTATTTGATTAcatcaagatattttaatttccAACTCACCTGAAACGAAGCATCCACGGTTTTGAAAGCCCGTAGATAACGCTTTAGCGAAAACTCGTTGTGATACTGCTTCGGATCAGCATCGGCAATGATTTTCATGCGTTCCTTGAGCAGCGCCAGATCTTTGGGGTTCACTGCGACTGGTTCCATTGCCATATGCTACGATTCCCAATGGGGTAATAATGGTCGAATATGTTTGTCTCAAagcgaaaaaaaatctgtcttaGCTTTGCAGTACTGCTTTCTTTCGTTATTTCATTGTTTCCACAGTGTAaatttttgattgatttgacTTTCCTGGTACTGCTGTTATCTTATCAATATAGCTGGTCACTAACTAGTTGTATTTATTGTGATAACAGGAATGAGAAATATAGACCATCATCAGTAATCAACGTAATGTTTTAATGCGTTTGACAGATCGATGATAGCAGGTAAGCGTTCAGCACGGTGTACAATAATTCTGGTCCTTTTCAAACATCGTAACTGTTGTTAATTATTGACGAAAGGGCCTAATTGTGTCGACTATTTCTTAATACAGTCGTGTTTCGCCAactcaaagagaatagggaaagcgacgaatagtgtgaagccaaaaataccttattgagtagaccaatcgtgcaatgtaaataaacattactcatgcctgagttggaggagataagtattgtacttctatcaaaaaaagaaatttgaattttcgtcagaatttagtccaattgtgattgtaaggtgcattctagagtatatgtatgagtaaaaataagctttagaattatttcatctctttgattcgaaatgcacatcgtttgataaacaaatccatcgatcgacatacggtttgttttcaaaatataataggagtcatttaaagtgctgcctgtagaagcggttgccaaaattctagtgttgaaatcatcataaagggagtgttgccgttttgactgattttcactcttcgtctctttcactattctctttgcgccaactaacgaatttgattcgctagttggaccgactgacacatgtcaaaaactctccaaaggagatattggcagtgtaaatgcatctggttACATCTCTACATATTGTCAAATTGATGGTCAAAATAaacacgagattttgacgttcagatgctttttagttggatgatggtccaactaaaaagcgatcCAGTTAAAGTGTTCAACTAgcaaatcacgactgtactatgttcacactacagagttattgcttgtggcactaaaaactggattctaaccgcactgcgcacttaccattctttcatttaattcttctcatagactggttagttcgactggtctgtctatgaaagtaccatctctatcacttgaaatacatgttttttgacagctcgcagttttgagatcactcgcactttaaaagtgcggagtccaggttgatgggaagtgcgcaataaaatacgttataataattaacaACAACAAAATGTCAACAAGATGGCGTTAAAACTTGTTTTAACGCTACacggaaacaaa is part of the Topomyia yanbarensis strain Yona2022 chromosome 1, ASM3024719v1, whole genome shotgun sequence genome and encodes:
- the LOC131679747 gene encoding uncharacterized protein LOC131679747, whose protein sequence is MAMEPVAVNPKDLALLKERMKIIADADPKQYHNEFSLKRYLRAFKTVDASFQAILKTNKWREEYGVDRLADSPAIQANANKARVLKHRDCIGRPVIYIPAKNHSSERDIDELTKFIVHCLDEACKRCFEEVTDNLCIVFDLANFSTACMDYQLIKNLIWLLSKHFPERLGACLILNAPMVFSTIWPVIRAWLDENTSSKVFFVTGEDDLCKYIIPDILPTDM